From Micromonospora rhizosphaerae, the proteins below share one genomic window:
- a CDS encoding ArsC/Spx/MgsR family protein — protein MEIWHNPACSKCAGARATLDEARVPYRLRAYLEQPPSAAELTEVLRRLDARAWDVCRTGEPAAVAQGMADWARDDASEARWIEAMVAHPELIQRPILLLDDGGAVVGRTPEALDEAVRRTGE, from the coding sequence ATGGAGATCTGGCACAACCCGGCCTGCTCGAAGTGCGCTGGTGCCCGGGCGACCCTGGACGAGGCTCGGGTGCCGTACCGGCTGCGGGCGTACCTCGAGCAGCCGCCGAGCGCGGCAGAGTTGACCGAGGTGCTGCGCCGGCTCGACGCCCGGGCGTGGGACGTCTGCCGGACCGGAGAGCCGGCCGCGGTCGCTCAGGGCATGGCCGACTGGGCCCGGGACGACGCCAGCGAAGCGCGCTGGATCGAGGCGATGGTGGCCCATCCGGAGCTGATCCAGCGCCCGATCCTGCTGCTCGACGACGGTGGCGCGGTGGTCGGTCGTACCCCCGAGGCGCTCGACGAGGCGGTGCGCCGGACGGGCGAGTGA
- a CDS encoding C39 family peptidase, with translation MRTNLIRKAALTAAGLTVTGGAIAAPAVAAQATPAEKAAQVQTDRKTSGERELNVRYQAQPNFYYCGPAATRNALSVQGKDINVDAMAKEMGTTEAGTNSINDITPVLNKETGKNAYRSTEIRDNKADDKQTDKLRTDLVRTIDDGRAVVANIAGTATDTDGNTHSFEGGHYISVVGYHDDGHTVTIADSADPNQASYRMSVDNLADWIATRGYAA, from the coding sequence ATGCGTACCAACCTGATCCGCAAGGCTGCCCTGACCGCTGCCGGCCTCACCGTCACCGGCGGCGCCATCGCCGCCCCCGCCGTCGCCGCCCAGGCCACCCCGGCCGAGAAGGCCGCGCAGGTCCAGACCGACCGCAAGACCAGCGGCGAACGCGAACTCAACGTCCGCTACCAGGCCCAGCCGAACTTCTACTACTGCGGCCCCGCCGCCACCCGCAACGCCCTGAGCGTGCAGGGCAAGGACATCAACGTCGACGCCATGGCCAAGGAGATGGGCACCACCGAAGCCGGCACCAACTCCATCAACGACATCACCCCGGTGCTGAACAAGGAAACCGGCAAGAACGCCTACCGCAGCACCGAAATCCGCGACAACAAGGCCGACGACAAGCAGACCGACAAGCTGCGCACCGACCTCGTCCGCACCATCGACGACGGCCGCGCCGTCGTGGCCAACATCGCCGGCACCGCCACCGACACCGACGGCAACACCCACTCCTTCGAGGGCGGACACTACATCAGCGTCGTCGGCTACCACGACGACGGCCACACCGTGACGATCGCCGACTCAGCCGACCCGAACCAGGCCTCCTACCGGATGAGCGTGGACAACCTGGCCGACTGGATCGCCACCCGCGGCTACGCCGCCTGA
- a CDS encoding cellulose binding domain-containing protein: protein MSVGHDDGQTPPAPRVLTSAPWVVVVLGVGLLTALLLIVLFSLRGPEPVRQAAPAPAPPMYLPTMSAPTASAPPADVPLASVDANASPTPSGSESPSPKASSARPSASAAGAPGVARTGTVTARYQVTRSERDFFEARLTVTNGSARSQNWRVELLFGGNVKSVQASSASGVSVSSQGNGVFVLTSTGPLGSGGSATVQMRFTRTGTGDRPGECTVNGAACAIG, encoded by the coding sequence ATGAGCGTGGGGCATGACGACGGGCAAACGCCGCCCGCACCGAGGGTGCTGACGTCGGCGCCCTGGGTCGTCGTGGTGCTGGGTGTCGGCCTGTTGACGGCCCTGCTGCTCATAGTCCTTTTCTCGCTGCGTGGGCCGGAGCCGGTGCGCCAGGCGGCGCCGGCGCCGGCGCCACCGATGTACCTGCCCACGATGTCGGCGCCGACCGCCTCCGCCCCGCCGGCCGACGTCCCGTTGGCCAGCGTCGACGCCAACGCTTCGCCGACGCCGTCCGGCAGCGAGAGCCCGTCGCCCAAGGCCAGTTCCGCCCGCCCCTCCGCCTCGGCGGCCGGCGCGCCGGGCGTGGCGCGTACCGGCACGGTGACCGCGCGGTACCAGGTCACCCGGAGCGAGCGGGACTTCTTCGAGGCCCGGCTGACCGTCACCAACGGATCGGCCCGGAGCCAGAACTGGCGGGTGGAACTGCTCTTCGGCGGCAACGTCAAGAGCGTCCAGGCGTCCTCCGCCTCTGGGGTGTCGGTCAGCTCGCAGGGCAATGGGGTGTTCGTGCTGACGAGCACCGGCCCGCTCGGGTCGGGGGGAAGCGCGACCGTGCAGATGCGGTTCACCCGCACCGGCACCGGAGACCGTCCGGGCGAGTGCACCGTGAACGGCGCCGCCTGCGCCATCGGCTGA
- the pulA gene encoding pullulanase-type alpha-1,6-glucosidase, with amino-acid sequence MKPPPISRKALLAFISTLTLALVGVPVAVHQLGADATQRTSGTDLLAAAGAAQWRQEPSAEALLRAGSNAAKAEQFYFVLPDRFANGDKRNDDGGYPGDRLSTGLDPKDKGFYHGGDLKGVIDKLDYIQGLGTTAIWLAPVFKNRPVQGSGADVSAGYHGYWITDFTQVDPHFGTKDDLKNLVTLAHQRGIKVYLDVIVNHTADVIKYAENRYAYVDKKTAPYRDAQGRAFEDRNYADGTRDFPDVNPKSFPYTPTFATPADATVKVPAWLNDPTMYHNRGDSTFAGENSEYGDFFGLDDLWTERPEVVRGMTKIYGDWIGATGVDGFRLDTVKHANLDFWPQFSRGIERAAEQAGKQDFFMFGEVYSADQEIESTYVRRGGLPATLDFSFQEAARGYTAADGSARALADMYARDDLYAARDTDANRLTTFLGNHDMGRIGSFIAANGGDDAAQLRRDQLAHQLMFLTRGQPVVYSGDEQGFTGPGGDKDARQDMFATQVPDYLDDDLIGTDRTHASDQYDPDHPLYRTIAELGRLRQAHPALRDGVQVTRYAADAAGVFAFSRIAPADRTEYVVAVNNAASAQTVSVDTWSAGATFAGIYGDSAAPVAGADGKLSLTVPPMSAVVYRAGTPIPQADAAPGITITEPGDAPVATKAAVTAKVTGDPLATVTFAARVPGGKWTLLGSAHEAPYTVYHDLTGLAGGTRVEYKAVVRDGRGRIASTRSTGTVGTPAQSASRDWAVVHYQRPAGGYDDWGLYTWGDIDPAYQTEWPKGQPFAGEDSFGRFAWVKLKPGAKSVGFLVVDKNGNKDVANDRAIDVTQTGEVWVKQGDSTLYPTRQAATGEPDPAVDENTAVIHWRRADGNYDGWGLHLWDGAANPTDWSSPLRPASIDAFGAVFRVPLAAGATGLSYIVHKGDEKDHPEDQRLDFASAAREVWLLAGVKGRLLPSTSSGVAKDLDITKQKAQWIDRSTIAWQTGPTDGKQYALVAAPAGGLTIADGELSGTYTSLPLRAQRNGLTEAQRTAFPHLWAYHAFTLDQADLAKVPAALRGQLVVTERDAEGKLLGATGVQIPGVLDDVYRAATGAKLGPTFADEVPTLAVWAPTARTVSLQLFDSPTAEPRAVPMSRNDRTGVWSVRGARGWNGKYYRYQVEAWQPAAQKVVTAAVTDPYSVALAPDSTHSQIVDLADPALAPAGWATLGKPAAVPSSKAHIQEVSIRDFSIADASVPAERRGTYLAFTDPNTAGMKHLKALGDAGVNYLHLLPAFDFATIPERRADQRQPACDLAALPPDSDEQQKCVAVVADSDGYNWGYDPLHYTVPEGGYAVDPAGAKRTTEFRQMVAGVNNAGLRVVMDVVYNHTSAAGTDPKSVLDQVVPGYYHRLLEDGSVANSTCCANTAPEHAMMGKLVVDSVVTWARQYKVDGFRFDLMGHHPKANILAVRAALDQLTVARDGVDGKKILLYGEGWNFGEVANDARFVQATQANMAGTGVGTFNDRLRDAVRGGGPFDGNPRLQGFASGLYTDPNGDPVNGSAAEQKARLLHQQDLIKVGLAGNLAGYRFTGSSGNPVTGAQVDYNGSPAGYTAAPGEAVTYVDAHDNEILYDALAYKLPQGTSAVDRTRMQVLALSTVVMAQGTGFVTAGSERLRSKSLDRNSFNSGDWFNQIRWDCTQGNGFGAGLPPAQDNQSKWPYAKPLLADPKLVPDCAAINLADARYAELLKIRESSPVFGLTTADQVQRRVAFPLSGKDERPGVLTMTLDARGLDGKWKSVTVIFNATPEAAEQTVTGLRGANVALHPVLANSADPALRTAAFDPASGTFTVPARSVAVFVQQ; translated from the coding sequence ATGAAACCCCCGCCGATATCCCGCAAGGCGCTGCTCGCCTTCATCTCCACCCTCACCCTCGCCCTCGTCGGCGTGCCGGTCGCCGTTCACCAGCTCGGCGCCGATGCCACGCAGCGAACCTCCGGCACCGACCTCCTCGCGGCCGCCGGCGCGGCGCAGTGGCGCCAGGAGCCTTCGGCCGAGGCGCTCCTCAGGGCCGGCAGCAACGCCGCGAAGGCGGAGCAGTTCTACTTTGTCCTGCCGGACCGCTTCGCCAACGGGGACAAGCGCAACGACGACGGCGGCTACCCCGGCGACCGGCTCAGCACCGGGCTGGATCCGAAGGACAAGGGCTTCTACCACGGCGGCGACCTCAAGGGCGTCATCGACAAGCTGGACTACATCCAGGGTTTGGGGACGACCGCCATCTGGCTCGCCCCGGTCTTCAAGAACCGGCCCGTGCAGGGCAGCGGCGCGGACGTCTCGGCGGGCTACCACGGCTACTGGATCACCGACTTCACCCAGGTCGACCCGCACTTCGGCACGAAGGACGACCTGAAGAACCTGGTGACGCTCGCCCACCAGCGGGGCATCAAGGTCTACCTCGACGTCATCGTCAACCACACCGCCGACGTCATCAAGTACGCCGAGAACAGGTACGCCTACGTCGACAAGAAGACGGCGCCGTACCGGGATGCCCAGGGCCGGGCCTTCGAGGACCGCAACTACGCCGACGGGACCCGGGATTTCCCGGACGTCAACCCGAAGTCCTTCCCGTACACGCCGACCTTCGCCACCCCGGCCGACGCGACGGTCAAGGTCCCGGCCTGGCTGAACGACCCGACCATGTACCACAACCGGGGCGACTCGACCTTCGCCGGCGAGAACAGCGAGTACGGCGACTTCTTCGGCCTCGACGACCTCTGGACCGAGCGGCCCGAGGTGGTGCGCGGGATGACCAAGATCTACGGGGACTGGATCGGCGCCACGGGCGTCGACGGCTTCCGGTTGGACACCGTCAAGCACGCCAATCTCGACTTCTGGCCGCAGTTCAGCCGGGGCATCGAGCGGGCCGCCGAGCAGGCCGGCAAGCAGGACTTCTTCATGTTCGGCGAGGTCTACAGCGCCGACCAGGAGATCGAGTCGACGTACGTCCGGCGCGGCGGCCTGCCGGCCACCCTCGACTTCTCGTTCCAGGAGGCGGCGCGCGGCTACACCGCGGCCGACGGCTCCGCCAGGGCCCTCGCCGACATGTACGCCCGCGACGACCTCTACGCCGCCCGGGACACCGACGCCAACCGGCTGACCACCTTCCTCGGCAACCACGACATGGGCCGGATCGGCTCGTTCATCGCCGCCAACGGCGGGGACGACGCCGCCCAGCTGCGCCGCGACCAGCTCGCCCACCAGCTGATGTTCCTCACCCGCGGCCAGCCGGTCGTCTACTCCGGCGACGAGCAGGGCTTCACCGGCCCGGGCGGGGACAAGGACGCCCGGCAGGACATGTTCGCCACCCAGGTGCCGGACTACCTCGACGACGACCTGATCGGCACCGACCGCACCCACGCCAGCGACCAGTACGACCCGGACCACCCGCTGTACCGCACCATCGCGGAGCTGGGCAGGCTGCGCCAGGCGCACCCGGCACTGCGGGACGGCGTCCAGGTCACCCGGTACGCGGCCGACGCCGCCGGCGTCTTCGCCTTCTCCCGGATCGCCCCGGCCGACCGCACCGAGTACGTCGTGGCGGTGAACAACGCCGCCAGCGCGCAGACTGTCTCCGTGGACACCTGGTCGGCCGGTGCCACCTTCGCCGGCATCTACGGCGACTCCGCCGCCCCGGTCGCGGGTGCCGACGGCAAGCTCTCGCTCACCGTGCCGCCGATGTCGGCGGTGGTCTACCGGGCCGGCACGCCGATCCCGCAGGCCGACGCCGCGCCGGGCATCACCATCACCGAGCCGGGTGACGCCCCGGTCGCCACCAAGGCGGCCGTCACCGCGAAGGTCACCGGCGACCCGCTGGCCACCGTCACGTTCGCCGCCCGGGTCCCCGGCGGCAAGTGGACCCTGCTGGGCAGCGCGCACGAGGCTCCGTACACCGTCTACCACGACCTGACCGGCCTGGCCGGCGGGACCAGGGTCGAGTACAAGGCCGTGGTCCGCGACGGCAGGGGCCGGATCGCCAGCACCCGCTCCACCGGCACCGTCGGCACGCCGGCGCAGAGCGCGTCGCGGGACTGGGCGGTGGTGCACTACCAGCGCCCGGCCGGCGGGTACGACGACTGGGGTCTCTACACCTGGGGCGACATCGACCCGGCGTACCAGACCGAGTGGCCCAAGGGGCAGCCGTTCGCGGGTGAGGACTCCTTCGGGCGGTTCGCCTGGGTCAAGCTGAAGCCGGGCGCCAAGTCGGTCGGCTTCCTCGTGGTGGACAAGAACGGGAACAAGGACGTCGCGAACGACCGCGCGATCGACGTGACGCAGACCGGTGAGGTCTGGGTCAAGCAGGGCGACAGCACGCTCTATCCGACCCGGCAGGCCGCCACGGGCGAGCCGGACCCGGCGGTCGACGAGAACACCGCGGTCATCCACTGGCGGCGGGCCGACGGCAACTACGACGGCTGGGGCCTGCACCTCTGGGACGGCGCCGCCAACCCGACCGACTGGTCCAGCCCGCTGAGACCCGCCAGCATCGACGCCTTCGGCGCGGTCTTCCGGGTGCCGTTGGCCGCCGGGGCCACCGGGCTCAGCTACATCGTCCACAAGGGGGACGAGAAGGATCACCCCGAGGATCAGCGGCTGGACTTCGCCAGCGCGGCTCGTGAGGTCTGGCTGCTCGCCGGCGTCAAGGGCCGCCTGCTCCCGTCGACCTCCTCCGGCGTGGCCAAGGACCTGGACATCACCAAGCAGAAGGCGCAGTGGATCGACCGGTCCACCATCGCCTGGCAGACCGGGCCGACCGACGGCAAGCAGTACGCCCTGGTCGCCGCCCCAGCCGGTGGACTGACCATCGCGGACGGCGAGCTGTCCGGGACGTACACCTCGCTGCCGCTGCGGGCGCAGCGCAACGGGCTCACCGAGGCCCAGCGGACGGCCTTCCCGCACCTGTGGGCGTACCACGCCTTCACGCTGGACCAGGCCGACCTGGCCAAGGTGCCGGCGGCGCTGCGCGGCCAGCTGGTGGTGACCGAGCGGGACGCCGAGGGCAAGCTGCTCGGTGCCACCGGGGTGCAGATCCCGGGCGTGCTCGACGACGTCTACCGGGCGGCCACCGGCGCGAAGCTCGGCCCGACCTTCGCCGACGAGGTGCCCACCCTGGCCGTCTGGGCGCCGACCGCCCGCACCGTGTCGCTGCAGCTCTTCGACTCGCCCACGGCCGAGCCACGGGCCGTACCGATGAGCCGTAACGACCGCACCGGCGTCTGGTCGGTGCGCGGCGCCCGGGGCTGGAATGGCAAGTACTACCGCTACCAGGTCGAGGCCTGGCAGCCGGCGGCGCAGAAGGTGGTCACCGCGGCGGTGACCGACCCGTACTCGGTGGCGCTCGCGCCGGACTCGACGCACAGCCAGATCGTCGACCTGGCCGACCCGGCGCTGGCCCCGGCCGGCTGGGCGACGCTGGGCAAGCCGGCGGCGGTGCCGTCGTCGAAGGCGCACATCCAGGAGGTGTCGATCCGCGACTTCTCCATCGCCGACGCCAGCGTGCCGGCCGAGCGGCGGGGCACCTACCTCGCCTTCACCGACCCGAACACGGCGGGCATGAAGCACCTCAAGGCGCTCGGTGACGCGGGGGTCAACTACCTGCACCTGCTCCCGGCTTTCGACTTCGCCACCATCCCCGAGCGGCGGGCCGACCAGCGGCAGCCGGCCTGCGACCTGGCCGCACTGCCGCCGGACTCCGACGAGCAGCAGAAGTGCGTCGCGGTCGTGGCCGACTCCGACGGCTACAACTGGGGGTACGACCCGCTGCACTACACCGTGCCGGAGGGGGGCTACGCCGTCGACCCGGCCGGGGCGAAGCGGACCACCGAGTTCCGGCAGATGGTCGCCGGGGTCAACAACGCCGGCCTACGCGTGGTGATGGACGTCGTCTACAACCACACCTCGGCCGCCGGGACCGACCCCAAGTCGGTGCTCGATCAGGTGGTGCCGGGGTACTACCACCGGCTGCTGGAGGACGGCAGCGTCGCCAACTCGACCTGCTGCGCCAACACCGCCCCGGAGCACGCGATGATGGGCAAGCTGGTGGTGGACTCCGTGGTCACCTGGGCCAGGCAGTACAAGGTGGACGGTTTCCGGTTCGACCTGATGGGTCACCACCCGAAGGCGAACATCCTGGCCGTGCGGGCCGCCCTGGACCAGCTCACGGTGGCCAGGGACGGCGTGGACGGGAAGAAGATCCTGCTCTACGGCGAGGGCTGGAACTTCGGCGAGGTCGCCAACGACGCCCGGTTCGTGCAGGCCACCCAGGCCAACATGGCGGGCACCGGCGTGGGCACGTTCAACGATCGGCTGCGCGACGCGGTGCGTGGCGGCGGACCGTTCGACGGCAATCCGCGGCTCCAGGGCTTCGCGTCGGGGCTGTACACCGACCCGAACGGCGACCCGGTCAACGGCTCGGCGGCCGAGCAGAAGGCCCGGCTGCTGCACCAGCAGGACCTGATCAAGGTCGGGCTGGCCGGCAACCTCGCCGGCTACCGGTTCACCGGCTCGTCCGGCAACCCGGTCACGGGCGCGCAGGTGGACTACAACGGCTCACCGGCCGGTTACACCGCCGCACCCGGCGAGGCGGTCACCTACGTCGACGCGCACGACAACGAGATCCTCTACGACGCGCTGGCGTACAAGCTGCCGCAGGGCACCTCGGCGGTGGACCGCACCCGGATGCAGGTGCTCGCCCTGAGCACGGTGGTGATGGCGCAGGGGACCGGCTTCGTTACGGCCGGCTCGGAGCGGCTGCGGTCGAAGTCGCTGGACCGCAACTCGTTCAACTCCGGTGACTGGTTCAACCAGATCCGCTGGGACTGCACCCAGGGCAACGGCTTCGGCGCCGGCCTCCCGCCCGCGCAGGACAACCAGAGCAAGTGGCCGTACGCCAAGCCGCTGCTGGCCGACCCGAAGCTGGTGCCGGACTGCGCCGCGATCAACCTGGCCGACGCCCGGTACGCCGAGCTGCTGAAGATCCGCGAGTCCTCGCCGGTGTTCGGGTTGACCACGGCCGACCAGGTGCAGCGGCGGGTGGCCTTCCCGCTCTCCGGCAAGGACGAGAGGCCCGGCGTCCTCACCATGACGCTGGACGCCCGCGGCCTGGACGGGAAGTGGAAGTCGGTGACCGTGATCTTCAACGCCACCCCGGAGGCGGCGGAGCAGACGGTGACCGGCCTGCGCGGGGCGAACGTGGCCCTGCACCCGGTGTTGGCGAACTCGGCCGACCCGGCGCTCCGGACTGCCGCGTTCGACCCGGCGAGCGGCACCTTCACCGTGCCGGCCCGCAGCGTGGCGGTCTTCGTCCAGCAGTAG
- the asnB gene encoding asparagine synthase (glutamine-hydrolyzing): MCGLLAFFSARGDAAAQRDNIAGALECLHHRGPDETGVEVVGDASGRYADGVFAHKRLAIIDVALSHEPLPYADGRYLLTFNGEIYNYIELREELIRDFGAQFATNGDGEVIVAGYHHWGEQVLSRLRGMFAFVIWDRQERRAFGARDYFGIKPLHYLETADGLYLASEKKALLPFAQSAYQGDAGIDTANLSHYLTLQYVPEPGTLHKGISRIGSGEYLTWTPGGRIEVRRWYRPVFRPTPVSDEQKLYHQIRETLRESVRMHMRSDVPVGSFLSSGIDSTAVVALAREFNPNILTFTVGYDVPGYSEIDVAQDSARHLDVTTIPTKIGPQDMIEALPKIVWHLDDPVADPALVPLYFVAKKAAEHVTVVLSGEGADEFFGGYTIYREPLSLSTVNGLPGGVQKGLRAVSKAIPQGVKGKSFLERGTTPIEQRYYGNARMFTEEEKQHLLRRYDPSVRYTDVTAPIYAECPELDDVTKMQYVDLYTWLRGDILVKADRISMAHSLEVRVPFLDREVFEVAATIPVDLKLPPRSEATKYAMRQALQGVVPPAIVNRKKLGFPTPTRVWLRGEMYEWARHVLATSGAGDLIDLPYAMRLLEEHKREEADNSRKVWTVLIFCIWHAIFVAKTLDPGIQRNQSALLTKPVVGSMVR; this comes from the coding sequence ATGTGCGGACTCCTGGCCTTCTTCAGCGCGCGCGGTGACGCCGCCGCCCAACGCGACAACATCGCCGGAGCACTGGAGTGCCTGCACCACCGCGGCCCGGACGAGACCGGTGTCGAGGTGGTCGGCGACGCCTCCGGCCGGTACGCGGACGGAGTGTTCGCGCACAAGCGTCTGGCGATCATCGACGTGGCGCTCAGTCACGAGCCGCTGCCCTACGCGGACGGCCGCTACCTGCTCACCTTCAATGGTGAGATCTACAACTACATCGAGCTGCGCGAGGAGCTCATCCGGGACTTCGGCGCGCAGTTCGCCACGAACGGCGACGGCGAGGTGATCGTCGCCGGGTACCACCACTGGGGCGAGCAGGTGCTCAGCCGGCTGCGGGGCATGTTCGCCTTCGTGATCTGGGACCGGCAGGAGCGGCGGGCGTTCGGCGCCCGGGACTACTTCGGCATCAAGCCGCTGCACTACCTGGAGACCGCCGACGGGCTCTACCTCGCCTCGGAGAAGAAGGCGCTGCTGCCGTTCGCCCAGTCGGCGTACCAGGGCGACGCGGGGATCGACACGGCCAACCTGAGCCACTACCTGACCCTGCAGTACGTCCCCGAGCCCGGCACCCTGCACAAGGGGATCAGCCGGATCGGGTCGGGGGAGTACCTGACCTGGACCCCGGGCGGTCGGATCGAGGTGCGCCGGTGGTACCGGCCGGTGTTCCGGCCGACCCCGGTCTCCGACGAGCAGAAGCTCTACCACCAGATCCGGGAGACGCTGCGGGAGAGCGTCCGGATGCACATGCGCTCGGACGTGCCGGTCGGCTCGTTCCTCTCCAGCGGCATCGACTCCACCGCCGTGGTCGCCCTGGCCCGCGAGTTCAACCCGAACATCCTCACCTTCACCGTCGGGTACGACGTGCCCGGCTACTCCGAGATCGACGTCGCCCAGGACTCGGCCCGGCACCTCGACGTCACCACCATCCCGACCAAGATCGGGCCGCAGGACATGATTGAGGCGCTGCCGAAGATCGTCTGGCACCTGGACGACCCGGTGGCCGATCCCGCGCTCGTGCCGCTCTACTTCGTGGCCAAGAAGGCCGCCGAGCACGTCACCGTGGTCCTCTCCGGCGAGGGCGCGGACGAGTTCTTCGGCGGCTACACGATCTACCGCGAGCCGCTCTCGCTGAGCACCGTCAACGGGCTGCCGGGCGGGGTGCAGAAGGGGCTGCGAGCGGTCTCCAAGGCGATCCCTCAGGGCGTCAAGGGCAAGAGTTTCCTGGAGCGCGGCACCACCCCGATCGAGCAGCGCTACTACGGCAACGCCCGGATGTTCACCGAGGAGGAGAAGCAGCACCTGCTGCGCCGCTACGACCCCTCGGTGCGCTACACCGACGTCACCGCGCCGATCTACGCCGAGTGCCCCGAGCTGGACGACGTCACCAAGATGCAGTACGTCGACCTCTACACCTGGCTGCGCGGCGACATCCTGGTCAAGGCCGACCGGATCTCGATGGCGCACTCGCTGGAGGTGCGGGTGCCGTTCCTGGACCGGGAGGTCTTCGAGGTCGCGGCCACCATCCCGGTGGACCTCAAGCTCCCGCCCCGCTCCGAGGCGACCAAGTACGCGATGCGCCAGGCGTTGCAGGGCGTCGTGCCGCCGGCCATCGTCAACCGGAAGAAGCTGGGCTTCCCGACCCCGACCCGCGTCTGGCTGCGCGGCGAGATGTACGAGTGGGCCCGGCACGTGCTGGCCACCTCCGGCGCCGGTGACCTGATCGACCTGCCGTACGCGATGCGGCTGCTCGAGGAGCACAAGCGGGAAGAGGCGGACAACTCCCGCAAGGTGTGGACCGTGCTGATCTTCTGCATCTGGCACGCCATCTTCGTGGCGAAGACCCTTGACCCCGGCATCCAGCGCAACCAGTCCGCTCTGCTCACCAAGCCGGTGGTCGGCAGCATGGTCCGCTGA
- a CDS encoding aminopeptidase P family protein, with the protein MAEERAQQGKPADGTESHDPDFPEAFLAFMRQGWRDTELPVGPRPEVPNYAKRRAAISAAFPGETLVIPSGGEKVRANDTDYRFRPGSDFAYLTGDLDPDSVLVLRPNGSGHDATLYMRPRSSRVTDEFFRSRNGELWVGRRPTLAEKSTELGLPTADLTELDAALADLAPRRSRVLRGFDARVDTAVRPWDGARAEDQPARDRELAIAISELKLVKDEWEIAQLQEACDATVRGFEDVARALPADRAVSERLLEGIFALRARHDGNDVGYGSIVGAGEHATILHWVHNHGTARPGELLLMDMGVENRNLYTADVTRVLPVNGRFTPLQRQVYDAVYTAQQAGIDAIKPGVAFREVHLTAMRVLAEALKDLGLLPVSVDEAMDPASTIYRRWTLHGTSHMLGIDVHDCANARKEMYRDGPLGEGYVLTVEPGLYFQPEDELVPEELRGIGVRIEDDILVTANGAVNLSAGLPRRSDEVETWLAEQREAGPRLPG; encoded by the coding sequence ATGGCCGAGGAGCGGGCGCAGCAGGGCAAGCCGGCGGACGGCACCGAATCGCACGACCCGGACTTCCCGGAGGCGTTCCTAGCGTTCATGCGGCAGGGCTGGCGGGACACCGAGCTGCCGGTCGGCCCGCGGCCGGAGGTGCCCAACTACGCCAAGCGGCGGGCGGCCATCTCCGCGGCCTTCCCCGGCGAGACCCTGGTCATCCCGAGCGGCGGGGAGAAGGTACGCGCCAACGACACCGACTACCGGTTCCGACCGGGCAGCGACTTCGCGTACCTGACCGGCGACCTCGACCCGGACAGCGTGCTCGTGCTGCGGCCGAACGGCTCCGGGCACGACGCGACGCTGTACATGCGGCCCCGGTCGTCCCGGGTGACCGACGAGTTCTTCCGCAGCCGCAACGGCGAGCTCTGGGTGGGCCGACGGCCCACCCTGGCGGAGAAGTCGACCGAGCTGGGCCTGCCGACCGCCGACCTGACCGAGCTGGACGCGGCGCTGGCCGACCTGGCGCCGCGGCGTAGCCGGGTGCTGCGCGGCTTCGACGCCCGGGTGGACACGGCGGTCCGCCCCTGGGACGGCGCCCGCGCCGAGGACCAGCCGGCCCGCGACCGGGAGCTGGCCATCGCGATCTCGGAGCTGAAGCTGGTCAAGGACGAGTGGGAGATCGCCCAGCTCCAGGAGGCCTGCGACGCCACGGTGCGCGGCTTCGAGGACGTCGCCCGGGCGCTGCCGGCGGACCGGGCGGTCTCCGAGCGGCTGCTGGAGGGGATCTTCGCGCTGCGCGCCCGGCACGACGGCAACGATGTGGGGTACGGCTCGATCGTCGGCGCCGGCGAGCACGCCACGATCCTGCACTGGGTGCACAACCACGGCACCGCTCGCCCGGGCGAGCTGCTGCTGATGGACATGGGCGTGGAGAACCGCAACCTCTACACCGCCGACGTCACCCGGGTGCTGCCGGTCAACGGCCGGTTCACCCCGCTCCAGCGTCAGGTGTACGACGCCGTCTACACCGCACAGCAGGCCGGCATCGACGCGATCAAGCCGGGGGTGGCGTTCCGGGAGGTGCACCTGACCGCCATGCGGGTGCTCGCCGAGGCGCTCAAGGACCTGGGGCTGCTGCCGGTGAGCGTGGACGAGGCGATGGACCCGGCCTCCACGATCTACCGCCGCTGGACGCTGCACGGCACCAGCCACATGCTCGGCATCGACGTGCACGACTGCGCCAACGCGCGCAAGGAGATGTACCGGGACGGCCCGCTCGGCGAGGGCTACGTGCTGACCGTGGAGCCGGGCCTCTACTTCCAGCCGGAGGACGAGCTCGTCCCCGAGGAGTTGCGCGGCATCGGCGTCCGCATCGAGGACGACATCCTGGTCACCGCGAACGGTGCGGTGAACCTCTCGGCCGGCCTGCCGCGCCGCTCAGACGAGGTGGAGACCTGGCTGGCCGAGCAGCGCGAGGCCGGGCCGCGCCTGCCGGGCTGA